In one window of Gossypium arboreum isolate Shixiya-1 chromosome 4, ASM2569848v2, whole genome shotgun sequence DNA:
- the LOC108458126 gene encoding uncharacterized protein LOC108458126, giving the protein MGLIGKLKRKDIDQVNDDFSDFSLSSPATKIRRLDADLPPIIEEDSLPENHEKAIVLFNPNPLHLHDTPPLSSPPSTLSFSFDSHLLSGFKDQILRAADMKSAETEENKMENEGCLAVVPWVPSQIASVESRDSEQQVLSLMETDEMDVEENCSNNGSMQEEHGYELDGLKPRDALHNWAQQQHCMLPQPPQNPFTPITWSD; this is encoded by the exons atgggTTTGATTGGGAAGTTGAAGCGAAAGGACATCGACCAAGTTAACGACGACTTCTCCGATTTCTCGCTTTCGTCGCCGGCCACCAAGATTCGTCGTCTGGATGCTGATTTGCCCCCAATAATTGAGGAAGACTCCCTCCCTGAGAATCACGAAAAGGCCATCGTTCTCTTTAACCCAAACCCACTTCATCTTCATGACACACCTCCCTTGTCTTCCCCTCCTTCTACCCTCTCCTTCTCTTTCGATTCTCACCTCCTCTCCGGATTTAAGG ACCAAATTCTACGGGCAGCTGACATGAAATCAGCCGAAACTGAAGAGAACAAGATGGAAAACGAAGGATGTCTAGCAGTTGTTCCATGGGTTCCCTCTCAGATTGCTTCAGTAGAAAGTAGAGATAGCGAACAGCAAGTTCTATCGTTGATGGAAACTGATGAAATGGATGTAGAAGAGAACTGTAGCAACAATGGAAGTATGCAGGAAGAGCATGGGTATGAATTGGATGGGTTGAAGCCAAGAGACGCCCTCCATAACTGGGCGCAGCAGCAACATTGCATGCTTCCCCAGCCTCCTCAAAACCCTTTTACTCCAATCACATGGTCTGATTGA
- the LOC108460228 gene encoding isoamylase 1, chloroplastic, producing the protein MDLIRCTSCFQHSPTLIAPTFRHQTTPKPNLTTISNNHGTVSTTRMVVKARGGGAAEAETALVDKPKVLKRFQVSEGHPAPFGATIQDCGVNFAIYSANATSATLCLIALSDLQQNRATEQIPLDPLANKTGDVWHVFLKGNFKDMLYGYIFDGEFSPEIGHYYDSSRILLDPYAKAVISRGEFGALGPEDNCWPQMAGMVPTSEYQFDWEGDLPLRHPDRDLIIYEMHVRGYTKHESSGTKFPGTYRGVVEKLDHLKELGVNCIELMPCQEFNELEYYSYNSVLGDYKLNFWGYSTINYFSPMIRYSSSGIRSCGRDAINEFKYLVKEAHKRGIEVIMDVVFNHTAEGNEKGLSLSFRGVDNCVYYMLAPKGEYYNYSGCGNTFNCNHPVVRQFILDCLRYWVTEMHVDGFRFDLASIMTRSSSLWDSVNVYGDPLEGDLITTGTPLSNPPLIDMMSNDPVLHGVKLIAEAWDAGGLYQVGRFPHWGVWSEWNGKYRDIVRQFIKGTDGLSGAFAECLCGSPNLYQEGGGKPWNSVNFICAHDGFTLADLVTYNNKHNLANGEDNNDGESHNYSWNCGQEGEFASISVKKLRKRQMRNFFLCLMVSQGVPMIHMGDEYGHTKGGNNNTYCHDNYINYFRWDKKEESSSDLFRFFRLMTKFRRECESLGLNDFPTAERLQWHGHTPGKPDWSDTSRFVAFTLIDSVKGEIYVAFNTSHLPVTITLPERPGYRWEPLVDTSKPAPFDFLSNEVPERELAIKQYAHFLDANLYPMLSYSSIVLLLSPDENA; encoded by the exons ATGGACTTAATCCGTTGCACTTCCTGCTTCCAGCATTCTCCCACCCTCATCGCTCCAACATTCCGCCACCAAACCACTCCAAAACCTAACTTGACTACAATATCCAACAACCATGGAACAGTATCAACGACTAGAATGGTGGTTAAAGCACGCGGAGGAGGAGCGGCTGAGGCCGAAACTGCTTTGGTTGACAAGCCTAAGGTTTTAAAGAGATTTCAGGTGTCTGAGGGCCATCCCGCTCCATTTGGTGCCACTATTCAAGACTGTGGCGTCAATTTTGCGATATATTCGGCCAATGCCACTTCTGCTACTCTCTGCCTCATTGCTCTCTCGGATTTGCAACAG AATAGAGCTACGGAGCAGATACCACTTGATCCATTGGCTAATAAGACTGGAGATGTGTGGCATGTGTTTTTGAAAGGAAATTTTAAAGATATGCTATATGGATACATATTTGACGGCGAGTTTTCTCCTGAAATTGGTCATTACTATGATTCTTCCAGGATTTTATTGGATCCGTATGCAAAG GCAGTTATAAGCAGAGGGGAGTTTGGGGCTTTAGGGCCTGAAGATAATTGTTGGCCCCAAATGGCCGGAATGGTGCCTACTTCAGAATATCAG TTTGATTGGGAAGGTGATTTACCTTTGAGACATCCAGACAGAGATCTCATAATTTACGAAATGCATGTGCGTGGATATACAAAGCATGAATCTAGTGGGACAAAATTTCCTGGCACGTATCGTGGTGTGGTGGAAAAGCTTGACCACTTAAAG GAACTTGGAGTCAACTGCATAGAATTAATGCCATGTCAAGAATTCAATGAGTTGGAGTACTACAGCTACAATTCTGTTTTGGGTGACTATAA GTTGAACTTTTGGGGATATTCAACAATCAATTATTTTTCCCCCATGATAAGGTATTCATCTTCTGGTATTCGTAGCTGTGGTCGTGATGCAATTAAtgaattcaaatatcttgttaaAGAAGCACATAAACGCGGAATTGAG GTTATAATGGATGTTGTTTTCAATCACACAGCTGAAGGCAATGAGAAAGGTCTCAGTTTGTCATTTAGAGGTGTTGATAACTGTGTCTATTACATGCTGGCACCTAAG GGAGAGTACTACAATTATTCAGGTTGTGGAAACACATTCAACTGTAACCATCCTGTGGTGCGTCAATTTATATTAGACTGCCTAAG ATATTGGGTAACAGAAATGCATGTCGATGGGTTTCGCTTTGATCTTGCTTCCATTATGACCAGGAGTAGCAG TCTTTGGGATTCAGTAAATGTATATGGAGATCCTTTAGAAGGTGACTTGATAACAACTGGCACCCCTCTCAGCAATCCTCCATTGATTGACATGATGAGTAATGATCCTGTACTTCATGGAGTGAAG CTTATAGCTGAAGCATGGGATGCAGGTGGCCTTTACCAAGTTGGCAGATTTCCTCACTGGGGGGTTTGGTCAGAATGGAATGGGAAG TATCGAGACATTGTACGACAGTTTATCAAGGGTACAGATGGGCTTTCTGGGGCTTTTGCTGAATGCCTTTGTGGAAGCCCAAACTTATATCAG GAAGGAGGAGGGAAACCATGGAACAGTGTCAACTTTATATGTGCACATGATGGTTTTACTTTGGCTGATCTAGTTACCTATAACAACAAACACAACTTAGCAAATGGGGAAGACAACAATGATGGAGAAAGTCATAACTATAGCTGGAACTGTGGACAG GAGGGGGAGTTTGCAAGTATTTCGGTAAAGAAACTGAGGAAACGCCAAATGCGGAATTTCTTCCTCTGCCTTATGGTTTCCCAA GGTGTCCCAATGATTCACATGGGTGATGAATATGGTCACACAAAAGGGGGGAACAACAACACATACTGCCATGATAATTAT ATCAACTACTTTCGGTGGGATAAAAAGGAAGAGTCTTCATCTGATCTCTTCAGGTTCTTCCGTCTTATGACCAAGTTCCGCCG TGAATGTGAGTCACTTGGCTTAAATGACTTCCCAACGGCAGAGAGGTTGCAGTGGCATGGTCATACTCCTGGAAAGCCAGACTGGTCTGACACAAGTCGTTTTGTTGCATTCACATTG ATTGATTCTGTGAAGGGAGAAATCTATGTTGCTTTCAACACCAGTCATTTACCGGTTACAATTACATTGCCCGAGCGCCCAGGATATAGATGGGAGCCATTGGTGGATACTAGTAAGCCTGCACCATTTGATTTTCTATCCAACGAAGTCCCAGAAAGAGAATTGGCCATCAAACAATATGCTCATTTCCTTGATGCCAATCTATACCCTATGCTCAGTTATTCTTCAATTGTTCTTCTACTTTCACCAGATGAAAATGCTTAG